One region of Anaeromyxobacter paludicola genomic DNA includes:
- a CDS encoding D-sedoheptulose-7-phosphate isomerase gives MRDAILRKARESAEVKLRFFEEQAEPLAACARALAGRFRAGGRLLAFGNGGSACDAEHAAVEFVHPIVEKRRPLPALALTSSTPALTAIGNDADFSQIFVDQLAIQARPGDAALGISTSGASSNVNRALRRARELGLLTIGFAGRDGGRMPDLCDHLFVVRTWSIHRVQETHTLLLHLLWDEVHLALGEDDVL, from the coding sequence GTGAGGGACGCCATCCTGCGCAAGGCGCGCGAGAGCGCCGAGGTGAAGCTCCGCTTCTTCGAGGAGCAGGCGGAGCCGCTCGCCGCCTGCGCCCGCGCGCTGGCCGGGCGCTTCCGCGCCGGCGGGCGGCTCCTCGCCTTCGGGAACGGCGGCTCGGCCTGCGACGCCGAGCACGCCGCGGTCGAGTTCGTCCACCCCATCGTGGAGAAGCGCCGACCCTTGCCGGCGCTGGCGCTCACCTCGTCCACCCCGGCCCTCACCGCCATCGGCAACGACGCCGACTTCTCGCAGATCTTCGTGGACCAGCTCGCCATCCAGGCGCGGCCCGGCGACGCCGCCCTCGGGATCTCGACCTCCGGCGCCTCGTCCAACGTCAACCGGGCGCTGCGGCGCGCCCGCGAGCTCGGGCTCCTCACCATCGGCTTCGCCGGGCGCGACGGCGGGCGGATGCCGGACCTCTGCGACCACCTCTTCGTGGTGAGGACCTGGTCCATCCACCGCGTGCAGGAGACGCACACGCTGCTCCTGCACCTGCTCTGGGACGAGGTCCACCTCGCCCTCGGGGAGGACGATGTCCTCTAG
- the hypD gene encoding hydrogenase formation protein HypD: MRFVDEYRDPERAAGLARRIAAAVTRPWVIMEVCGGQTHSIVRYGIDRMLPPGIELVHGPGCPVCVTSLEMIDKAHAIASRPGVIFTSFGDMLRVPGSRGDLLTLRSRGADVRVVYAPLDAVRIAKENPSKQVVFFAIGFETTAPANAMAVWRARQDRVENFSVLVSHVLVPPMIAAILQSAGNRVQAFLGPGHVCAVMGCREYEALAARYRVPIVVTGFEPLDLIEGIWMTVRQLEAGRAEVENQYARAVAWDGNRAARDLVNEVFEVGDRKWRGVGAIPKSGYRLAWEYRAYDAERRFEVEAIDTRESPLCISGQILRGLKKPCDCPAFGRECTPQRPLGATMVSAEGACAAYHQYGRYLEAAPEGRAAAPAGP; the protein is encoded by the coding sequence GTGAGGTTCGTGGACGAGTACCGCGATCCCGAGCGCGCCGCGGGGCTCGCCCGGCGCATCGCCGCCGCGGTCACCCGGCCCTGGGTGATCATGGAGGTCTGCGGCGGGCAGACCCACTCCATCGTGCGCTACGGCATCGACCGGATGCTGCCGCCCGGGATCGAGCTCGTGCACGGGCCCGGCTGCCCGGTCTGCGTCACCTCCCTGGAGATGATCGACAAGGCGCACGCCATCGCGAGCCGCCCCGGCGTGATCTTCACCTCCTTCGGCGACATGCTGCGCGTCCCCGGCTCGCGCGGCGACCTGCTCACGCTCCGCAGCCGCGGCGCCGACGTCCGGGTGGTCTACGCGCCGCTCGACGCGGTCCGGATCGCGAAGGAGAACCCCTCGAAGCAGGTGGTCTTCTTCGCCATCGGCTTCGAGACCACCGCCCCGGCCAACGCGATGGCGGTCTGGCGCGCCCGGCAGGACCGGGTGGAGAACTTCTCGGTGCTGGTCTCGCACGTGCTCGTGCCGCCGATGATCGCAGCCATCCTGCAGTCGGCCGGGAACCGGGTGCAGGCCTTCCTCGGGCCGGGGCACGTCTGCGCGGTGATGGGCTGCCGCGAGTACGAGGCGCTCGCCGCGCGCTACCGGGTGCCCATCGTCGTCACCGGCTTCGAGCCGCTCGACCTCATCGAGGGGATCTGGATGACGGTGCGCCAGCTCGAGGCCGGGCGGGCCGAGGTGGAGAACCAGTACGCGCGCGCCGTCGCCTGGGACGGGAACCGGGCGGCGCGCGACCTGGTGAACGAGGTGTTCGAGGTGGGGGACCGCAAGTGGCGGGGGGTGGGGGCGATCCCGAAGAGCGGCTACCGGCTCGCCTGGGAGTACCGGGCTTACGACGCCGAGCGCCGCTTCGAGGTGGAGGCCATCGACACCCGCGAGTCGCCGCTCTGCATCAGCGGCCAGATCCTGCGCGGCCTGAAGAAGCCCTGCGACTGCCCCGCCTTCGGGCGGGAGTGCACGCCGCAGCGCCCGCTCGGCGCCACCATGGTCTCGGCCGAGGGGGCCTGCGCCGCCTATCACCAGTACGGCCGGTACCTCGAGGCCGCGCCGGAGGGGCGCGCCGCCGCGCCGGCCGGGCCGTGA
- a CDS encoding HypC/HybG/HupF family hydrogenase formation chaperone: MKRACDAAPARHVLRAMCLGIPGEILTVRTDGPVRFADVRFAGIVREVCLECLPDAVPGEFVLVHVGFAISRIDREEAERAYRALDVMGHTAELTADRADRERSGAPADAGGKPP; encoded by the coding sequence GTGAAGAGAGCTTGTGACGCCGCCCCGGCCCGCCACGTTCTAAGGGCCATGTGCCTCGGCATCCCCGGCGAGATCCTGACGGTCCGGACGGACGGGCCGGTGCGGTTCGCCGACGTGCGCTTCGCCGGCATCGTCCGCGAGGTCTGCCTGGAGTGCCTGCCCGACGCCGTCCCCGGCGAGTTCGTGCTGGTGCACGTGGGCTTCGCCATCTCGCGCATCGACCGGGAGGAGGCGGAGCGGGCCTACCGGGCCCTCGACGTCATGGGGCACACCGCCGAGCTGACGGCCGACCGGGCGGACCGGGAGCGGAGCGGGGCGCCGGCGGACGCCGGGGGGAAGCCGCCGTGA
- a CDS encoding NADH-quinone oxidoreductase subunit B family protein: MATKSGVDEVHILWISEGMSCDGDTVSITAATQPAIEDVVRGLIPGLPKVHLHNKVLAFELGGEPYLAAFRQAARGELGPFVLVVEGSIPNEQINGEGYWTSFGNDLETGEPITINAWLDQLAPKAWAVVAIGTCATYGGIHAMAGNPTGSMGLADYLGWNFRSRAGIPIVNVPGCPVQPDNFMETLTWLLYQAAGENPMIPLDEQLRPTWLFGKTVHEGCDRAGYYEQADFGLDYNSPKCQVKIGCWGPVVNCNVPKRGWMAGVGGCPNVGGICIGCTMPGFPDKFMPFMDQPPGSTASTGLVTAYGKLIRSLRALTNATVNEEPRWHHRRPELTTGYEPRWPHRSERSPAPAHH, encoded by the coding sequence ATGGCCACCAAGTCGGGCGTGGACGAGGTCCACATCCTCTGGATCTCGGAGGGGATGAGCTGCGACGGGGACACCGTGTCCATCACGGCCGCCACGCAGCCCGCGATCGAGGACGTGGTCCGCGGGCTCATCCCCGGGCTGCCCAAGGTGCACCTGCACAACAAGGTCCTCGCCTTCGAGCTCGGCGGCGAGCCGTACCTGGCCGCCTTCCGCCAGGCGGCGCGCGGCGAGCTCGGCCCCTTCGTGCTGGTGGTGGAGGGCTCGATCCCGAACGAGCAGATCAACGGCGAGGGCTACTGGACCTCCTTCGGCAACGACCTCGAGACCGGCGAGCCGATCACGATCAACGCGTGGCTCGACCAGCTCGCCCCCAAGGCCTGGGCGGTGGTGGCCATCGGCACCTGCGCCACCTACGGCGGGATCCACGCCATGGCCGGGAACCCCACCGGCAGCATGGGGCTCGCCGACTACCTCGGCTGGAACTTCCGCTCGCGCGCCGGGATCCCGATCGTGAACGTGCCCGGGTGCCCGGTCCAGCCCGACAACTTCATGGAGACCCTGACCTGGCTCCTCTACCAGGCCGCGGGCGAGAACCCGATGATCCCGCTCGACGAGCAGCTCCGCCCCACCTGGCTCTTCGGGAAGACGGTGCACGAGGGCTGCGACCGGGCCGGCTACTACGAGCAGGCCGACTTCGGCCTCGACTACAACTCGCCCAAGTGCCAGGTGAAGATCGGCTGCTGGGGGCCGGTGGTGAACTGCAACGTGCCGAAGCGCGGCTGGATGGCCGGCGTCGGCGGCTGCCCCAACGTCGGCGGGATCTGCATCGGCTGCACCATGCCGGGGTTCCCCGACAAGTTCATGCCGTTCATGGACCAGCCGCCCGGCTCCACCGCCTCCACCGGCCTCGTGACCGCCTACGGCAAGCTCATCCGCAGCCTGCGGGCGCTCACCAACGCCACCGTGAACGAGGAGCCGCGCTGGCACCACCGCCGGCCCGAGCTCACCACCGGGTACGAGCCGCGCTGGCCGCACCGCTCCGAGCGGTCCCCCGCGCCGGCGCACCACTAG
- a CDS encoding nickel-dependent hydrogenase large subunit — MPGGTEVQPQRKLVEMAWDPVTRIIGNLGIYTKIDFENREVAECRSTSSLFRGYSVFMKGKDPRDAGFITSRICGICGDNHTTCSVYAQNMAYGIKMPPLAEWIYNLGEAAEYMFDHAIFQDNLVFVDFCAQMVKETNPGLLERADRTDAPHADVHGHRTIGDIMRSYDPFTGKMYLEALAMSRLTREMFCLMEGRHVHPSTLYPGGTGTVATPQVFTDYLSRLMKFLDFVKRLVPLNDDLLDFFYQALPGYEQVGNRRVLLGCWGSFQNPWVCDYRYANMTKWGRAMYVTPGIVVDGKLVTTDLVEINLGIRILLGSSYYDDWEQEETFVQEDPLGNAVDKRHPWNQTTLPRPQKRDLEGGRYSWVMSPRWHDERTGDHLALDTGGGPLARLWATALAGLVDTPYVKSTGSSVRISLPRTASFPAMDYEWKIPQWSNTIERDRARAYFIAYAGAMAVFFIEEAMKLIRQGDVKVFQDFEVPEDGIGCGFHEAVRGVLSHHLVIRDGKIANYHPYPPTPWNASPRDSFGTPGPYEDAVQGLRLFEENGPASFKGIDVMRTVRSFDPCLPCGVHMYLGPGRLLEQRHSPMLGLGALR, encoded by the coding sequence ATGCCCGGCGGAACCGAGGTACAGCCGCAGCGCAAGCTCGTCGAGATGGCCTGGGACCCGGTCACCCGGATCATCGGCAACCTCGGCATCTACACCAAGATCGACTTCGAGAACCGCGAGGTGGCCGAGTGCCGGAGCACCTCCTCGCTCTTCCGCGGCTACAGCGTGTTCATGAAGGGGAAGGACCCGCGCGACGCCGGCTTCATCACCAGCCGCATCTGCGGGATCTGCGGCGACAACCACACCACCTGCTCCGTCTACGCGCAGAACATGGCGTACGGCATCAAGATGCCGCCGCTGGCGGAGTGGATCTACAACCTCGGCGAGGCGGCCGAGTACATGTTCGACCACGCCATCTTCCAGGACAACCTGGTGTTCGTGGACTTCTGCGCGCAGATGGTGAAGGAGACCAACCCCGGCCTCCTCGAGCGCGCCGACCGCACCGACGCGCCCCACGCCGACGTCCACGGCCACCGGACCATCGGCGACATCATGCGCTCGTACGACCCCTTCACCGGGAAGATGTACCTGGAGGCGCTCGCCATGAGCCGCCTCACCCGCGAGATGTTCTGCCTCATGGAGGGGCGCCACGTGCACCCCTCCACGCTCTACCCCGGGGGCACGGGCACGGTGGCCACGCCGCAGGTCTTCACCGACTACCTCTCGCGGCTGATGAAGTTCCTCGACTTCGTGAAGCGGCTCGTGCCGCTCAACGACGACCTGCTCGACTTCTTCTACCAGGCGCTCCCCGGCTACGAGCAGGTGGGGAACCGCCGCGTCCTGCTCGGCTGCTGGGGCTCCTTCCAGAACCCGTGGGTCTGCGACTACCGCTACGCCAACATGACGAAGTGGGGCCGGGCCATGTACGTCACCCCGGGCATCGTGGTGGACGGCAAGCTCGTCACCACCGACCTCGTCGAGATCAACCTCGGGATCCGGATCCTCCTCGGCAGCTCGTACTACGACGACTGGGAGCAGGAGGAGACCTTCGTCCAGGAGGACCCGCTCGGCAACGCCGTGGACAAGCGCCACCCCTGGAACCAGACCACGCTGCCGAGGCCGCAGAAGCGCGACCTCGAGGGTGGCCGGTACAGCTGGGTCATGAGCCCGCGCTGGCACGACGAGCGGACCGGCGACCACCTCGCGCTCGACACCGGCGGCGGCCCCCTGGCGCGGCTCTGGGCCACGGCGCTCGCCGGCCTGGTGGACACGCCCTACGTGAAGTCCACCGGCTCGAGCGTCCGCATCTCGCTCCCGCGCACCGCCTCGTTCCCGGCGATGGACTACGAGTGGAAGATCCCGCAGTGGTCGAACACCATCGAGCGGGACCGGGCGCGCGCCTACTTCATCGCCTACGCCGGCGCGATGGCGGTGTTCTTCATCGAGGAGGCGATGAAGCTCATCCGGCAGGGGGACGTGAAGGTCTTCCAGGACTTCGAGGTGCCGGAGGACGGGATCGGCTGCGGCTTCCACGAGGCGGTCCGCGGGGTGCTCTCGCACCACCTCGTCATCCGCGACGGCAAGATCGCCAACTACCACCCCTACCCGCCCACCCCCTGGAACGCGAGCCCGCGCGACAGCTTCGGCACCCCCGGGCCGTACGAGGACGCGGTGCAGGGGCTGCGCCTGTTCGAGGAGAACGGCCCCGCGTCGTTCAAGGGGATCGACGTCATGCGCACCGTGCGCAGCTTCGACCCCTGCCTCCCCTGCGGCGTCCACATGTACCTGGGCCCGGGCCGGCTGCTCGAGCAGCGGCACTCGCCGATGCTGGGGCTCGGCGCCCTGAGGTGA